A stretch of the Pedobacter sp. MC2016-14 genome encodes the following:
- a CDS encoding DUF4957 domain-containing protein: MKINKLIKLSQLVVLLTLLITAACTKTFEGLVEDPSANRSFIPTSFRVRTAQDTAIFSWSPGAQSPGIRLKYRLELSADSNFSTVDITRIVDTLGIRLLEPEVNINKLYFGRLRVDAVGDIQPSRWLYLGSNFRLIGQQYLRIIRSSDITETSVSLNWFVGPNTADLDKVVATTEDNVVTSFDLTPAEAASGHKTITGLTAGTRYTVQIVAKTKSKGLANITTGRSLIFTRILSPGDNVATALATAANGDLIGFNPGTYSVTSVVDLANKYITLRSVSNNPLNTKLKFRELNLRGDGAGISISGLEIDANYNGTSYGGTFIQLKGPAGTDGAATVFRAVSLENCIIHDFTTNVFRGNYGSAANVHQLPSFSMNNCIVYDINKTGSNNAYTFSIEKLLFKTFSITRSTLYNFGAGLVNVSTALAPTPVPAINFDYCTINNFGSQGRYVLIDAGSATNVVFNFRNSIVSNTPLGVGGLAVSGTPHQIKNQNAIGNFTNNNYFNLNTAKINEGGFKMVLTGLYQFSNTEIDLGWTAATTDFSLKNIPAAEPLMRASQSANTIGDPRWAY; this comes from the coding sequence ATGAAAATTAATAAATTGATTAAATTAAGTCAGCTGGTTGTACTCTTAACGCTATTGATTACAGCTGCCTGCACCAAAACCTTTGAGGGTTTAGTGGAAGACCCTTCTGCTAACAGGTCTTTTATTCCAACAAGCTTTAGAGTAAGAACCGCTCAGGATACCGCAATTTTTTCATGGAGTCCCGGGGCGCAGTCTCCTGGTATCCGGCTTAAATATAGGTTAGAGCTTTCTGCGGATTCTAATTTTTCTACGGTAGATATCACCAGAATTGTGGATACATTGGGCATCAGGTTGCTGGAGCCTGAAGTAAACATTAACAAACTCTATTTTGGCAGGCTTAGGGTAGATGCTGTAGGAGATATCCAACCCTCAAGGTGGTTGTATTTAGGTTCAAATTTCAGGTTGATTGGACAGCAGTATCTACGGATTATCCGCAGTAGCGATATTACGGAAACCAGTGTAAGCCTGAATTGGTTTGTGGGACCGAACACAGCTGATCTGGATAAAGTGGTAGCTACAACTGAGGACAATGTGGTTACTTCATTTGACCTAACTCCTGCCGAAGCAGCATCTGGGCATAAAACCATTACCGGACTTACAGCAGGCACACGTTATACCGTGCAGATTGTGGCGAAAACGAAAAGCAAGGGGCTGGCGAATATTACAACCGGAAGGTCGCTGATTTTTACCCGTATCCTGTCTCCGGGAGATAATGTGGCAACGGCGCTGGCTACTGCGGCAAATGGCGATCTGATAGGTTTTAATCCGGGTACCTATTCGGTAACTTCTGTAGTAGACCTGGCCAACAAATACATTACACTGCGTTCTGTATCCAATAATCCTTTAAATACCAAGCTTAAGTTTAGAGAATTGAACTTAAGGGGAGATGGCGCAGGGATTTCCATATCGGGATTGGAAATCGATGCAAATTACAATGGTACCAGTTACGGCGGTACATTTATCCAGCTAAAAGGACCTGCGGGAACCGACGGTGCGGCGACGGTATTTAGGGCGGTAAGCCTGGAGAACTGTATCATTCACGATTTTACCACCAATGTTTTTAGGGGTAATTATGGCTCCGCGGCAAACGTACACCAGTTGCCTTCCTTTAGTATGAACAATTGTATTGTTTACGATATCAATAAAACAGGAAGTAACAATGCATATACATTTTCTATTGAAAAGCTACTGTTCAAAACTTTTAGTATAACCAGGTCTACCCTTTATAATTTTGGTGCCGGCCTGGTAAATGTGAGCACTGCCTTAGCGCCTACTCCGGTTCCGGCAATTAATTTTGATTATTGCACCATCAATAATTTTGGTTCTCAGGGAAGGTATGTGCTTATTGACGCAGGTAGCGCAACCAATGTAGTGTTCAATTTTAGAAATAGTATAGTTTCTAATACGCCATTAGGTGTTGGTGGATTGGCGGTAAGTGGTACGCCGCATCAGATAAAAAATCAAAATGCAATAGGAAACTTTACCAACAACAATTACTTTAACTTAAATACCGCTAAAATTAATGAGGGAGGTTTTAAAATGGTGCTGACCGGACTCTACCAGTTTTCAAATACGGAGATTGATTTGGGTTGGACAGCAGCGACAACAGATTTTAGTTTAAAAAATATTCCGGCTGCGGAGCCTTTGATGAGGGCGAGCCAGAGTGCAAATACCATTGGCGACCCGCGCTGGGCTTATTAA